CAGATCGGCGAGACGGTCGGCTTCGACCTCGCGGTCAAGAAGGCGCTCGACTACCAGAAGCGGAACCCCGACACCCTGGTCGTCGTCACCGCCGACCACGGCCACACCAGCCAGATCGTCGAGGCCGCCACGCTCGGTTACACCGCCACGCTGATCACGCACGACAACGCGAACATGACGATCAGTTACGCCACCGCCGAGATCACCGGCTCGCAGCAGCACACCGGCACCGAGGTCCGGATCGCCGCGGGCGGCCCGCAGGCCGCCAACGTCCTCGGCGTCACCAACCAGACGGACCTCTTCTTCACGATGAAGCGAGCCCTCGGCATTCGTTAGTTTCTGCGCGAACGACGCGAGGGCCAGAGATTCGGTCCTCGCGTTCTTCCACCCCAAGATCAAATTCTTGGTGTACGCGCGCCCTGGGGGGTACGGACCGCATGCTCCCGCGCGGGCCGGAGACGGCGATCTGGCCGCTGGCGCGTCCAGAGCGATCGCCGTCTCCTTCATTGTCCGCGGGTGGTTCCGGAGATCAAAACCGACGCAACTCGCCGTCGCGGCGCGCCCCCACCCCCGGCTGGCGCCCACGGCCCCATCCCGGTCGGGCATAGGGCCACCAGGCCCAGCCCGGGTTGTCGAGCTGGCGCCCACGGCCCTACCGAAGCCCCGGATAGGGCCCGGAGCACCAGCCCGGATTGTCGAGCTGGCCCCCACGGCCCCACCGAAGCCCTCGATAGGGCCCGGAGCACCAGCCCAGGTTGTCGAGCTGGCACCCACGGCCCCACCGAAGCCCTCGATAGGGCCCGGAGCACCAGCCCAGGTTGTCGAGCTGGCGCCCACGGCCCCATCGGAGCCCCGGACAGGGCCCGGAGCACCAGCCGGGTTTGTCGGGCTGGCGCACACGGCCCTATCGAGGCCCCGGACAGGGCCCGGAGCACCAGCCCGCTACAGCAGGCCGTGGCGCATGGCGGTCGTCACGGCGGCGGTGCGGTCGGCGACGTCGAGCTTGTTGAAGACTCGGAGCAGGTGCGTCTTCACCGTGGCCTCGGAGATGAACAGGCGCTTGCCGATGTCGGCGTTGGTGTGGCCGGCCGCGACCAGTTTGAGCACCTCGGTCTCGCGGGCGGACAGGGCCGGCGGGGCCGGGCTGCGGACCTGACGGACCAGGGTGGACGCCACGCTGGGCGCGAGCACCGTCTCGCCCCGGGCGGCGGCGCGGACGGCGTCGGCCAGTTCCGCCGGGGAGGCGTCCTTGAGCAGATAGCCGCTGGCGCCGGCCTCGATGGCGCGCAGGATGTCGCGGTCGGACTCGTAGGTGGTCAGGACCATGACCTTGATGTCGCGGTCGGCGGCGAGGATCCGGCCGGTCGCCTCGACCCCGTCGGCGTCGGGCATCCGCAGGTCCATCAGGACGATGTCGGGGCGCTCGCGCAGGGCCAGCTCGGCGCCCTCGGCGCCGTCGGAGGCCTCGCCGATGACCGTGAGGTCCGGCTCAGCGTCCAGCATGCCGCGCAACCCCATCCGTACGACCGGATGATCGTCCACCAGGAGAATGCGGATCATGCGGGGACCTCCAGTTCGATCGTG
Above is a genomic segment from Actinoplanes ianthinogenes containing:
- a CDS encoding response regulator; its protein translation is MIRILLVDDHPVVRMGLRGMLDAEPDLTVIGEASDGAEGAELALRERPDIVLMDLRMPDADGVEATGRILAADRDIKVMVLTTYESDRDILRAIEAGASGYLLKDASPAELADAVRAAARGETVLAPSVASTLVRQVRSPAPPALSARETEVLKLVAAGHTNADIGKRLFISEATVKTHLLRVFNKLDVADRTAAVTTAMRHGLL